GTCCCGGCCGACCAGGTCGCGGAACCGGTGCAGGTCCAGCGCGCCCGGCGGCACGTCCGCCGCGTACCCGCCGGTGGCCGTCCGCACCACGTTCGCCGCGCCGAGCGACTGGCGCAGCCGCGTGACCACCATGTGCAGGGTCGCCCTGGTGCGGGCCGGGTTCACCGACCGGCCGTCCCACAGCCGGTCGACGAGGTCGTCCATCGGGACCACGCGGCCGGCGCGCAGCAGCAGGCTGGCCAGCAGCACCCGCGCCTTGCCCGTCGGCAGTGGCACCTGCCTGCCGCCGTGCCAGACCTCAAGGGGCCCGAGCACCTTGAACTCAGTCTTCACGCGCCTCCCCCTCGGTCCGGCCGCGGCACGCCCGGTGAGGCGACCGTGGCCCGCTTGTGAGGGATGCTCACCGGGAGCGTTCCCAGCGGCACCTCACCCCCGGGATTCCCACTACGCGGAGTGCGTCGCCACCGCCACTTCCGTCACATGCAGGCCGGAGCATAGAGCAGCGAGCCGCCATCGGAGAGGTCACCGTGAGGCGAATGTGAGAGGCGCCCGGCACAGTGACCGGCGTTCACCACGGGCCGACGCCCGGGCGCGCACCCTCCGTCCGCTCAGCGCGAAACTCCGAACCTTCGACGCCAGAACGCCAAAACCGCCTAAAACGCCCAAAAAACCCAAGGCAGCACGGCGGCACCCGGAACGCCCGAAACTCCGCGAAACGCGAAAGGCCCCGCCGAAGCAGGGCCTTCCACGGTGTCCGGGGACTACTCGGGGTCGATCCAGGCGACCTGGATGCGCTGCTGACCCAGCTTGCGGGTGACCAGCGTGCCCCGGCCGGGAGGCTGCGGCGACGCCTTGAGGTTGCCCACGATGGCGCCCTCCTCCTTCGAACCGGAGCCCACCATGATCGGCGCCGAGATCTCCTTCAGCTTGCCCAGGATCGGGTCGTACATCGCCCGCGACGCGCCACCCATGCGGCGCACCGCGATGACGTGCAGACCGACGTCCTTGGCCTGCGGGATGAACTCCGCCAGCGGCTGCAACGGGTTCTGCCCGCCCTGCGGCGCGACCAGGTCGTAGTCGTCCACGACCACGAACAGCTCGGGGCCCTTCCACCAGGAGCGGTTCTTCAACTGGTCCTGGGTGACGTCCGGACCGGGCAGCCGGCCCACCATCGAGCCCCGCACGTCCTTGATCATGTCCGTGAGCTGCGCCGACGACACCGCGTAGGACAGCAGGTGGTCCGTCTCGATGTAGCCGAGCATCGTGCGCCGGTAGTCGACCAGCATGATCAGCGCCTCGGACGAGGTGTAACTGGTCATGATGCCGCGCACGATCGTGCGCAGCAGGTTGGTCTTGCCGGACTCGCCGTCGGCCAGGCACATGAAGTGCGGGTCGGCGTCGAAGTCCAGGTACACCGGCGCCAGCTCGTCCTCGTTGACGCCGACCGGCACCAGGTGGCCCCGGTTCGGGCGGGCCTGCTGGATCTGGCCCATGAAGTCGCCGTAGGGCAGCACGTCGGGCAGCAACCGGACCTGCGGCGCGCGCTTGCCGCGCCACGCGGCGTTGACCTTGGCGATCATGTCCTGCACGCCGGCGGCCACGTTCTCCGCGTCCGAGGACGCGTCGATGCGCGGCAGCGAGGTCAGGAAGTGCAGCTTCTGCGGCGACAGACCGCGACCCGGCCGGCCGGCCGGGATGTTGACCGCGACCTTGCGGTCCACCTCGGACTCGCTGGGGTCACCGAGGCGCAGCTCGAACCGGGTGCCGAGCAGGTCCTTCATCGCGGGCCGGATCTCCGCCCACCGGTTCGCCGCCACGACCACGTGCACGCCGTACGACAGACCCTGCGCGGCCAGCGCCTGCACCATCGGCTCCAGCGCCTCGAACTCCTGCCGGAAGTTCATCCAGCCGTCGACCAGCAGGAACGCGTCACCGAAGTTGTCGTCGCGGATCTCGCCGCGCCGCTTGCGGTTGCGGAACTCGACCATCGAGTCGATGCCCTGCGCCCGGAACCGCTGCTCGCGCTCGGCGATCAGGCCCGACAGCTCGGCCACCATCCGGCGCGCCTTGTCCACGTCCAACCGGCTGGCGAAACCACCGACGTGCGGCAGGTTCTCGAACGCGGCGAGCGTGCCGCCACCGAGGTCGAGGCAGTAGAACTGCACTTCCTCGGGGGTGTGCGTCAACGCCATGGACGTGACCAGGGTCCGCAGCATCATCGACTTGCCCGACTGCGGACCGCCGACGAACGCGCCGTGGCCGGACGCACCGGAGAAGTCCGCCCACAGCAGGTCGCGCCGCTGTTCGAACGGCTTGTCCACCACGCCGAGCGGCACCTGGAGCTTGCCGTTGGAGAAGAACCCGGGCGCGGTCAGACCGCGGTCCTCGGTGGCCTGCAACGGTGGCAGCAGGGTGTCCAACGACGGCGGGTCGCTGAGCGGCGGCAGCCACACCTCGTGCGCCGGCGGGCCCTGGCCCACCAGGCGTTCGACGATGACTTCCAGCTCGGACGGCTCGTTGCTGTCGTCTTCCTTCTTCTCCTGCTTGACCGGTTCGAGCGGCCGGACCGGCTCCTTGGGGATCTCGATGTAGTCCGGCACGAAGTACCGGGGCCGCTTGTCGCTGCTCACCGGCGCGGACGGGCCCGCGACCTGCAACCCGGCGGGCCGGAACGGGCCGGACACGTACAGCGCCTTGAACCGCGTCAGCGGCGAGCCCTGCACGCCCAGGTACCCGGAACCCGGGATGGGCGGCAGCTCGTAGGCGTCCGGCACACCGATCGCGGCACGCGACTCGGCCGCCGAGAACGTCTTCAGACCGATCCGGTACGACAGGAACGTGTCCAGACCGCGCAGCTTGCCCTCTTCGAGGCGCTGCGAGGCCAGCAGCATGTGCATCTGGAGCGACCGGCCGACACGACCGATCTGGAGGAAGATGTCGATGAAGTCCGGCTTCGCCGTCAGCATCTCGGAGAACTCGTCGATGCAGATGAACAACGCCGGCAGCGGGTCGAGGTCGGCGCCGTTCTCACGGGCCTTCTCGTAGTCCCACACGTTCTTGTAGTTGCCCTTGGCGAGCACTTCCTGCCGCCGGGACACCTCGCCCGCGATGGCGTCCTTCATCCGGTCGACCAGGGTCAGGTCTCCGGCCAGGTTGGTGATCGTCGCGGCGACGTGCGGCGCCTTGTCCAGGCCGAGGAACGTCGCGCCACCCTTGAAGTCGACCAGGATCATGTTGAGCGAGGTCGACGAGTGCGTGGCCAGCATGCCCAGCACCAGCGTGCGCAGGAACTCGGACTTGCCGGAACCGGTCGCGCCGATGCACAGGCCGTGCGGGCCCATGCCCTCCATCGCCGCTTCCTTGATGTCCAGCTCGACCTGCTGACCGAACTCGCCGATGCCGAACGGCACCCGGTAGCGGTCGCGCACCGGCCGTGGCCGCCACGCGCCCTGCACGTCGAAGGTCATCGGGTCGCCGGGGATGCCCAGGAACTCCAGCAGCGGCGGGTTGTTGCTCATCGACAGCGGGTCCTCGTCGCTGCCGCCCGCGTCCACGCCGCCGATCCGGTACGGCGAGATCCGCCGGGCCAGCGCCTCGGCCTCGACCACGCTCAGCCAGTCCGGCCCGCCGAACCACTCGACACCGCTCGCGCTGCGCGCGCCGAGCTTGCCGTCCTCGATCACCAGCCGCAGGCCGCGGCGGGCGGTCAGGTTGCCCAGCGACTCGGACAGGTCCAGCAGCGTGACGCCGACCAGGCCCTCTTCCAGGATGATCTGCTCTTCCCGGGTGACGTCGCCGTCGTCGATCACGATCACGATGTGCGGCTGGTCGGCGGGCGGCGGCGCGTTGCGGGTGAACCGCTGCCGGTCGCGCAACTGCTCGTCCAGCATCTGCTCGACCTCGGCCAGCGAGCTCGCCATCATCCGCATCTGGCCGATGCCGTCCACGATCTGCGGGTGCTGCACGTGCGGCAGCCACTTCATCCACTCCCACTGGGCCTTGGTGCGGCCGGTGGTGACGACCGCGATCAGCAGGTCGTCCGGTGAGTGGAAGGTCGCCATCTGGGCCAGCAGCGCACGGGCGAGGCCGCGCTTCTCCTCGATGTCGCCGAGCAGGCCGACGGCGGCGAAGCCGCGCAGCGCGATGGAGATCGGCAGGTCGGGGACCAGCGAGTGGGCGCGCACGAACCGGCGCAGCGCCAGCGTCGCGATCGGCTCCAGCTCCTCGACCGGACCGGTCTGCGGCGGCACGAGCCGGGTGGCCAGCCGCTGCGAGCCGCGGCCCGCGCGCAGGTGGCAGAAGTCGGGGTCGTTCTGCCGGCGTTCCCACATCCGCCGGGTGGTGGCCAGGGACCACAGCATCTGCGGGTCGGGGTGGACCCACTCGCGCTCGGCGCGCTGCTCGTTCGCGGCCTCACGGGCGCGGTCCCGCATCTGACCGAGGTACCGCAGGTAGTCCTTGCGGTCCTCGTTCATCTCGGCCTTCTTCTGGCCCTTGCCGCCGCCCATGCCGCCCGCCATCATGCCGATGGTCGAGATCAGCATCATGCCCGGCATGATCATCGCCGCCGGGCTGCGGGCGCTGGACTGGAACATCAGCACCATCATCCCGACGGACGACACGATCATGACGACCGGCAACGCCTTCATCATGATGTTGCCGGGGATGACCCGGGGCACCTCGGGTGGCGGTTCGAGGTGGACCTCACCGCCCGGCGGACGGGGAGCGGCGAGGCGTGCCGTGCGCTTGAATTGCAGCGTGCTCACCTGACAGGCACCTCTTCAGCGTCGATCCCGTTGCGATCCTCCCGACCCGGAGGACCGGGCAGACGGGTGGGCCACCAGCGGTGCGCTCCACCCGTGGCAACCGACACTATGTCGCATCGGAAGCCCGCACGGCGGGGGGTCGGTGAAATCCGCGTCCCAACCTGTTGTGCGGAACGGCCCTGCCGGGGCGTCCGCTGAGGCCATACTGTGTCCGCTCCGATGGGGCGGACCGAAGCACGTCCGACCGGACCAATAGGGTCCTGGACGGACCCACAAGCACACACTCATGACTTAGGGGGCGCTGGTGGCGACCGGTACGACGGTGTTCAGCAGGGTGACGGTGGTTGCGCCGCGAACGCGTATCGACGTCGCGCTGCCGGCCGACGTGGCGGTGGCCGACCTGCTGCCGATGCTGCTGGACATGGCCAAAGAGGCCACTCCGGACGGTGGCGTGCGACACGGCGGGTGGGCGCTGGCCAAGCTGGGCGACAGCCCGCTGGACCCCAGCCGCACGCTCGCGTCGCTCGGCGTGGTCGACGGCGAGCTGCTCCAGTTGCGCAAGCGCAACGAGAACCCGCCGCCACCGCTGTACGACGACGTGGTCGACGCGATCGCCGAGTCCGACCCGGACAGCTTCCGCCCGTGGACCAAGGACACGGCCCGGCGCTACGGCCACCTCGCGGGCGCGTTGGCCCTGATCACGGCCGCGGTCGCGGTGCTGATGGCCGGTCCGTTCGGCGGCGGCGGCAACCTCGGGCCGGCCATCGCGGCGGGCGTGGTGGCCATCGCGGCGCTGGCCGCGGGCGCCGTCGTGGCGCGGTCCTACAACGCGACCGGCACGGGCGTGCTCATCGCCGCGGCCGGCGGCCTGCCGATGGCGTACGTCGCGGGCCTCTACATCGTGCCCGGCCCGCTCGAACGGCCGAGCCTGCTGCTGGCCAGCGTGCTGGTGCTGATCTTCGCCTCGGCCGCGATCATGCTGATCGGCCGGGGCATCACGGTGTTCATCGCCGCCGCCACGGCCGGCGCGCTGAGCGCCATCGCGTTCCTGATCGGCATCTTCGTCGACCACCCGATGCACGGCATCGCGGCGGCGACCACGGCCGTCTCGCTGGCGATGCTG
This is a stretch of genomic DNA from Saccharothrix ecbatanensis. It encodes these proteins:
- the eccD gene encoding type VII secretion integral membrane protein EccD; amino-acid sequence: MATGTTVFSRVTVVAPRTRIDVALPADVAVADLLPMLLDMAKEATPDGGVRHGGWALAKLGDSPLDPSRTLASLGVVDGELLQLRKRNENPPPPLYDDVVDAIAESDPDSFRPWTKDTARRYGHLAGALALITAAVAVLMAGPFGGGGNLGPAIAAGVVAIAALAAGAVVARSYNATGTGVLIAAAGGLPMAYVAGLYIVPGPLERPSLLLASVLVLIFASAAIMLIGRGITVFIAAATAGALSAIAFLIGIFVDHPMHGIAAATTAVSLAMLSALPRLTIQLAKLPLPTVPGSAEDLKEDTGFPEYSVIERRTANAHEYLTGMIIGCGGIAALFAVIAAGNGSIWGPLLAIVVTLVLLLRGRSYANGAQAVALLASGMVAGAGVLLGWLVQSSPGDRLLWVFGTLVVLGAGALVLGVIFPSQKFSPVLRRTVDVLEAILIAAVLPLALAVMDLYVAMRQLIPA
- the eccCa gene encoding type VII secretion protein EccCa; its protein translation is MSTLQFKRTARLAAPRPPGGEVHLEPPPEVPRVIPGNIMMKALPVVMIVSSVGMMVLMFQSSARSPAAMIMPGMMLISTIGMMAGGMGGGKGQKKAEMNEDRKDYLRYLGQMRDRAREAANEQRAEREWVHPDPQMLWSLATTRRMWERRQNDPDFCHLRAGRGSQRLATRLVPPQTGPVEELEPIATLALRRFVRAHSLVPDLPISIALRGFAAVGLLGDIEEKRGLARALLAQMATFHSPDDLLIAVVTTGRTKAQWEWMKWLPHVQHPQIVDGIGQMRMMASSLAEVEQMLDEQLRDRQRFTRNAPPPADQPHIVIVIDDGDVTREEQIILEEGLVGVTLLDLSESLGNLTARRGLRLVIEDGKLGARSASGVEWFGGPDWLSVVEAEALARRISPYRIGGVDAGGSDEDPLSMSNNPPLLEFLGIPGDPMTFDVQGAWRPRPVRDRYRVPFGIGEFGQQVELDIKEAAMEGMGPHGLCIGATGSGKSEFLRTLVLGMLATHSSTSLNMILVDFKGGATFLGLDKAPHVAATITNLAGDLTLVDRMKDAIAGEVSRRQEVLAKGNYKNVWDYEKARENGADLDPLPALFICIDEFSEMLTAKPDFIDIFLQIGRVGRSLQMHMLLASQRLEEGKLRGLDTFLSYRIGLKTFSAAESRAAIGVPDAYELPPIPGSGYLGVQGSPLTRFKALYVSGPFRPAGLQVAGPSAPVSSDKRPRYFVPDYIEIPKEPVRPLEPVKQEKKEDDSNEPSELEVIVERLVGQGPPAHEVWLPPLSDPPSLDTLLPPLQATEDRGLTAPGFFSNGKLQVPLGVVDKPFEQRRDLLWADFSGASGHGAFVGGPQSGKSMMLRTLVTSMALTHTPEEVQFYCLDLGGGTLAAFENLPHVGGFASRLDVDKARRMVAELSGLIAEREQRFRAQGIDSMVEFRNRKRRGEIRDDNFGDAFLLVDGWMNFRQEFEALEPMVQALAAQGLSYGVHVVVAANRWAEIRPAMKDLLGTRFELRLGDPSESEVDRKVAVNIPAGRPGRGLSPQKLHFLTSLPRIDASSDAENVAAGVQDMIAKVNAAWRGKRAPQVRLLPDVLPYGDFMGQIQQARPNRGHLVPVGVNEDELAPVYLDFDADPHFMCLADGESGKTNLLRTIVRGIMTSYTSSEALIMLVDYRRTMLGYIETDHLLSYAVSSAQLTDMIKDVRGSMVGRLPGPDVTQDQLKNRSWWKGPELFVVVDDYDLVAPQGGQNPLQPLAEFIPQAKDVGLHVIAVRRMGGASRAMYDPILGKLKEISAPIMVGSGSKEEGAIVGNLKASPQPPGRGTLVTRKLGQQRIQVAWIDPE